DNA sequence from the Tepidibacillus fermentans genome:
CGCTGCTTCATACGCTTTTTCAGCTAATGGATAATCTCCATATTTGAAGCCAAGTTTTTGATAATATGGATGTAAATGTACAGGGATAAAATGAACACTTGTACCGATTCCTCGTTCTTTTAATTCTTCAATAAACTGCGCACGGTCGATGGTGAAGTAGTTATCTTTTAAGCGAATCACATACAAATGCCATGCATGACGGTTGATATGATCATAATAAGGTAAGGTTAATCCTTCGAACTCTTTTAAGGCTTCATTATACATCATCGCATATTCTTCACGGATTTGTTGCAGCTTCTCTAATTTTCTTAGCTGAACTAACCCTAATGCTGCTTGGATATCAGTCATATTGTATTTAAAGCCAGGATACTCCACCTCGTAAAACCAAGATCCTTTATCAGAATAACGATTCCATGCATTCTTGCTCATCCCATGAAGGCTCATGACACGAATTTTATCAGCTAATTCTTCGTTGTTGGTTGTCACCATGCCACCTTCACCGGTGACGAGGTTCTTCGTGGCATAGAAACTAAAGTTGGTTAAATCACCAATACTGCCAACCATCCGTCCTTTGTACATGGTATAAACGGCATGGGCGGCATCTTCAA
Encoded proteins:
- the pseC gene encoding UDP-4-amino-4,6-dideoxy-N-acetyl-beta-L-altrosamine transaminase yields the protein MEKNIPYALPWIEEEEIDEVVAALRSNWLSKGPRTVEFEKQFANYVGSDYALALNSATAGLHLSQLAVGIGPGDEVITTPYTFVATANTILHTGAKPVFVDIDPVTFNMDPALIESKITNKTKAIIPVHFAGYPVDMDPVMEIARKYNLYVIEDAAHAVYTMYKGRMVGSIGDLTNFSFYATKNLVTGEGGMVTTNNEELADKIRVMSLHGMSKNAWNRYSDKGSWFYEVEYPGFKYNMTDIQAALGLVQLRKLEKLQQIREEYAMMYNEALKEFEGLTLPYYDHINRHAWHLYVIRLKDNYFTIDRAQFIEELKERGIGTSVHFIPVHLHPYYQKLGFKYGDYPLAEKAYEAAISIPLYPKMTKEEVERVIEAVFDVANTYKR